A genome region from Schlesneria paludicola DSM 18645 includes the following:
- a CDS encoding DedA family protein, producing the protein MDSLNSIFVFADLAAEPEGIKWWIDFILHLDDKLKELVKDYGVWTHWILFAVIFCETGLVVTPFLPGDSLLFAAGAFAADRSLHMEWLIPMLIVAAILGDTINYALGYWIGARALNGKIPFVNKASIDKTHSFFEKYGVKTIVIARFVPIVRTLAPFVAGVGAMNYRQFIVYNIAGGVLWVVSLLFAGYWFGGFEIVQKNFELVVLGIIGLSILPMVWEWWAHRSHHAKKSTPSDGPSNA; encoded by the coding sequence ATGGATTCATTGAATTCGATTTTTGTGTTCGCAGATCTCGCCGCCGAACCCGAAGGCATCAAATGGTGGATCGACTTTATCCTTCATCTTGACGACAAGCTGAAGGAATTGGTCAAAGACTACGGCGTCTGGACCCACTGGATTCTGTTCGCCGTCATCTTTTGTGAAACAGGATTGGTGGTGACACCGTTCCTTCCCGGCGATTCGTTGCTCTTCGCTGCCGGTGCGTTCGCAGCGGACCGTTCGTTGCATATGGAATGGCTGATCCCCATGCTGATCGTCGCGGCGATTCTAGGAGACACCATCAACTACGCATTGGGGTATTGGATTGGTGCCCGGGCCCTGAATGGCAAAATTCCGTTCGTCAATAAGGCCAGCATTGATAAGACCCACTCGTTCTTTGAAAAGTACGGCGTCAAAACAATTGTGATCGCCCGGTTCGTTCCGATCGTCAGAACACTTGCGCCATTCGTCGCCGGTGTCGGTGCGATGAACTATCGGCAATTCATCGTTTACAACATCGCGGGCGGCGTCTTGTGGGTCGTCTCTTTGCTTTTCGCGGGCTACTGGTTCGGTGGCTTTGAAATCGTCCAGAAGAACTTTGAACTGGTCGTGCTGGGCATCATTGGTCTGTCGATACTTCCCATGGTCTGGGAATGGTGGGCACATCGATCGCATCATGCGAAGAAGTCGACTCCTTCCGATGGCCCTTCGAATGCCTGA
- a CDS encoding sodium-dependent transporter, with product MTGDPKREQWASRIGLVLAMAGNAVGLGNFLRFPAQAVKNGGGAFLIPYMVVFLLLGLPLMWIEWTMGRYGGQFGHHSTPGIFDSMGRRRFWKYFGVFGLWSNLIIASYYLYIESWCMAYAGFSLMNGFKKTPPAEFFASLTGEANDSVFAISGFGMIVFFACIALNIGILSRGLSKGIEIVSKIGMPLLILFAAILAVRGLMISPSTDPSAVASPFEGLNFVWEPKFTLENAQGEKTFALLNPSVWLAAAGQIFFTLSIGMGSMHCYASYLRKDDDVTLNGASGAWTNELCEVVLGGSILIPIAVAYLGLAAVQQTVSGGSGFGLGFMVFPTLFNHWGSLAPAAGFLWFGLLFFAAITSSLAMGQPVMAFLQSEFQFTREKSALALAAMLLPLALPVALFSQKSFFDEFDYWGGTFCLVVMAVGEAVLFAWIFGVDKGWTEMMRGADLKVPRFFFWVMKFVTPTLLIVILLASIFEPKIGWDGYVSAVTSGKTVPAWDWSSGSMIGKLLHYDLPLKADATSAEIQFNHSLRVLRTIDRAVLVASFVGFCWLVSIAWKRRKAEGRLMNP from the coding sequence ATGACCGGTGATCCGAAACGCGAACAGTGGGCGTCACGCATCGGTCTCGTTCTGGCGATGGCAGGCAACGCAGTTGGGCTTGGAAACTTCCTACGGTTTCCCGCACAGGCCGTGAAGAACGGTGGCGGTGCATTCCTGATTCCGTATATGGTGGTCTTCCTGCTACTGGGCCTGCCTCTGATGTGGATCGAATGGACGATGGGCCGCTATGGCGGACAATTCGGACACCATTCGACTCCCGGAATCTTCGATTCGATGGGGCGTCGCCGGTTCTGGAAATACTTTGGCGTGTTTGGCCTCTGGTCGAACTTGATCATTGCTTCGTACTATCTCTACATCGAATCGTGGTGCATGGCCTACGCCGGTTTCTCGCTGATGAATGGCTTCAAGAAAACGCCACCTGCGGAATTCTTTGCAAGCCTGACAGGAGAGGCCAACGACTCGGTTTTTGCAATCAGCGGCTTTGGAATGATTGTCTTTTTTGCCTGTATTGCCCTCAATATAGGCATCCTTTCTCGAGGCCTTTCGAAAGGAATCGAGATTGTTTCCAAAATTGGAATGCCCCTGCTCATCCTGTTCGCCGCCATCCTGGCGGTACGCGGTTTGATGATTTCGCCTTCAACAGATCCAAGTGCGGTCGCCAGTCCCTTTGAAGGACTCAACTTTGTCTGGGAACCCAAGTTCACACTCGAGAACGCTCAGGGGGAAAAGACTTTCGCACTTCTGAATCCCTCCGTGTGGCTGGCTGCCGCGGGGCAGATCTTCTTCACGCTTTCCATCGGTATGGGGTCGATGCATTGTTACGCGTCTTATCTGCGCAAAGACGATGACGTGACTCTGAATGGGGCCTCCGGCGCTTGGACAAACGAGCTTTGCGAAGTCGTGCTAGGGGGATCGATTCTCATCCCGATCGCAGTCGCCTATCTGGGGCTGGCCGCTGTCCAGCAAACGGTCTCGGGCGGATCGGGATTTGGTCTTGGTTTTATGGTGTTCCCGACGCTGTTCAATCATTGGGGCAGTCTGGCACCGGCCGCAGGGTTCCTGTGGTTTGGATTGCTGTTCTTTGCCGCGATTACCAGTTCACTGGCGATGGGCCAGCCAGTCATGGCCTTCTTGCAGTCCGAATTTCAATTCACGCGTGAAAAAAGTGCCCTCGCTCTCGCGGCGATGCTGCTGCCTCTGGCGCTGCCTGTGGCCCTATTCAGCCAGAAGAGTTTTTTCGATGAGTTTGACTACTGGGGTGGAACGTTCTGTCTAGTCGTCATGGCAGTCGGTGAGGCGGTGCTCTTTGCTTGGATCTTTGGAGTCGACAAGGGCTGGACCGAGATGATGCGTGGCGCCGACTTGAAGGTGCCGCGCTTTTTCTTTTGGGTCATGAAATTTGTCACTCCGACGCTTCTGATCGTCATTTTGCTCGCGTCGATTTTCGAACCGAAGATCGGCTGGGATGGCTACGTCTCGGCCGTCACGTCGGGAAAAACGGTTCCCGCCTGGGATTGGTCCAGTGGCAGCATGATTGGCAAACTCTTGCACTACGACCTGCCGTTAAAGGCCGATGCAACGTCGGCCGAGATCCAGTTCAATCACAGCTTAAGAGTTCTCAGAACGATCGACCGCGCCGTCTTGGTGGCCTCGTTTGTTGGTTTCTGCTGGTTGGTCTCGATCGCGTGGAAACGTCGCAAAGCAGAAGGGAGATTGATGAACCCATGA
- a CDS encoding DUF997 family protein: MSEVKEHPLLKSTRREAIAAFAIWFSAMTYTVGYCSLYGYHRDPNSLTYVLGFPDWVFWGLVVPWGTCTVVATLFAFCFMKDEDLGDSGDSTMAPDGTPQS, encoded by the coding sequence ATGTCCGAAGTCAAAGAACATCCCCTGCTCAAATCCACACGACGCGAAGCCATCGCCGCCTTTGCGATTTGGTTCAGCGCGATGACCTACACTGTCGGCTACTGCAGTCTTTACGGGTATCACCGCGACCCGAACTCACTGACGTATGTCCTGGGGTTCCCCGACTGGGTGTTCTGGGGACTGGTCGTGCCCTGGGGAACGTGTACGGTGGTTGCAACGTTGTTCGCTTTTTGCTTCATGAAAGATGAAGACCTGGGGGACAGTGGTGATTCCACGATGGCTCCAGATGGCACCCCACAGTCGTAA
- a CDS encoding DUF1501 domain-containing protein has product MSLRFLAGEHERHGGINRREWLRIGGLAGMGLSSSLQSAVATADVTASPVRRAPGFGCAKSVIVLFASGGQSQLDTWDPKPDAPDTIRGEFDSIATSTSGLRICEHLPKLARLADRYTVIRNMSHDDLDHGSATYLSLTGQFHARRSSNPPPRPDDAPALGAVLQRVHPTSRFPHTAVNVNGPLLVPELPSPGQYGGFLGRRYEPLMIGDVFHSMAGIEGLQPQPELPLIRQSARVSLLETMDQAKRQFESNRHLSEMSELYRQARTLLESPQCRHAFDLTRESEQIRERYGSWRSGQACLLARRLVEAGVPLITVFLSHSARGQDKAPASTDEYGWDTHNDIFYAMKEHLLPRFDISFSALLEDLEERGLLDSTLVVCMGEFGRAPRIAREASFAGTSPGRKHWASVYSIVMAGAGVRRGHVVGASDRIAAYPESTPLTPGDVAATMFSSLGVDPTGHYLDATGRPWPLATGQPIAELYS; this is encoded by the coding sequence ATGTCACTACGTTTCCTGGCAGGTGAACATGAACGTCACGGCGGCATCAATCGCCGTGAGTGGTTGCGTATCGGCGGTTTGGCCGGAATGGGACTGTCGAGTTCGCTGCAATCGGCCGTCGCGACAGCGGATGTGACAGCATCGCCAGTCAGGCGTGCCCCTGGTTTCGGTTGTGCGAAGTCGGTCATTGTATTGTTTGCCAGTGGCGGACAAAGTCAGCTCGATACGTGGGACCCGAAGCCAGATGCTCCTGATACCATCCGGGGAGAATTTGACTCAATCGCCACCTCAACGTCCGGTCTTCGGATTTGTGAACACCTTCCCAAACTCGCTCGTCTGGCGGATCGCTATACGGTCATCCGTAACATGTCACATGACGATCTCGATCATGGATCGGCGACCTATCTATCCCTGACCGGTCAATTTCATGCACGGCGGTCGTCAAATCCACCGCCTCGACCTGACGATGCGCCGGCTTTGGGGGCCGTTCTGCAGCGGGTGCACCCTACAAGTCGGTTTCCGCATACCGCCGTCAATGTGAATGGTCCATTACTGGTTCCAGAGTTACCTTCACCCGGGCAATATGGCGGTTTCCTTGGGAGACGCTATGAGCCACTGATGATTGGTGATGTGTTCCACTCGATGGCGGGAATCGAGGGACTGCAGCCGCAGCCCGAACTTCCGCTCATTCGACAATCGGCACGCGTTTCCCTATTGGAAACGATGGATCAGGCGAAGCGGCAGTTCGAATCCAATCGACATCTGTCGGAAATGAGCGAACTGTATCGTCAAGCGCGTACGTTGCTGGAATCGCCTCAATGCCGCCACGCCTTTGATCTCACGCGCGAATCCGAGCAAATTCGCGAGCGATACGGAAGCTGGCGTTCGGGGCAGGCCTGTTTGCTGGCCCGACGGTTGGTCGAAGCCGGCGTGCCGTTGATCACGGTGTTTCTCAGCCACAGTGCACGCGGCCAGGATAAGGCTCCGGCGAGTACCGACGAGTATGGCTGGGATACCCACAACGACATCTTCTATGCGATGAAAGAGCATCTACTGCCGCGATTCGATATCAGCTTCTCCGCCTTGCTTGAGGATCTGGAAGAACGAGGCCTGCTCGATTCGACGCTGGTCGTTTGTATGGGCGAGTTTGGTCGGGCGCCGCGTATCGCTCGGGAAGCCAGTTTTGCGGGCACGTCACCGGGGCGAAAACATTGGGCGTCGGTTTATTCGATTGTGATGGCGGGGGCCGGTGTGCGGCGTGGACATGTTGTCGGTGCGTCAGATCGCATCGCCGCCTATCCGGAATCAACGCCCCTCACTCCGGGCGACGTCGCGGCCACGATGTTCTCTTCGTTGGGCGTTGATCCCACCGGACACTATCTGGATGCCACCGGGCGTCCCTGGCCATTGGCAACCGGACAACCGATCGCCGAACTCTACAGTTGA
- a CDS encoding sodium:solute symporter family transporter, with protein sequence MLAATDLNNPGYSVLLALLLFIAASVWLGTVAQKAMEKKDFLKGFFLGNRGLGAWALALTATVQSGGTFMGFPALVYSHGWIVLLWIGSYMVVPLMGFAVVGKRLAHLSRLTDSFTVPDLLRERFADPRIGLVSSIMIITFMSFTMFAQFKAGATIMKHAWPGSGVLSLSEDYEVPSVEKSADGKAAAPAKRSIDKKYYVGLVVFTLTVVGYTLIGGFLASVWTDLFQSIMMVIGVMILLFLALPMAGGLEQASRTAIEVTSPEIAMGPGFSKNGREFLTPGLAISMFVIWVFGGFVSPASMVRVMAASNTEVMRKSICLLSCYNCLIYIPLVMICIAAHTILPGLSSPDEVIPRLAMTVTEKLPFGSFISGLILAAPFGAIMASVSCFILVISSGLVQDIYVRFLHPTATEAQVRRATNVSMIGVGLIAILANLNPPTYLQALVVISGSGGGAAFTVPVLMACYWRRTTAAGMLAGMLVGFFCYFGLSATGWIQNWAMASMETNELARSIISFLGADPMIGIQGIFRPYYVFGLDPVVWAILASAIAGIGTTLITTPPPEEHVSRFFDIRTA encoded by the coding sequence ATGCTTGCTGCGACAGACCTGAACAATCCCGGATACAGCGTACTTCTCGCGCTTCTGCTATTCATCGCCGCATCGGTCTGGCTGGGGACGGTCGCTCAAAAGGCGATGGAGAAGAAAGACTTCTTGAAAGGCTTTTTTCTCGGAAATCGCGGGTTGGGAGCCTGGGCGCTGGCCCTCACGGCAACGGTCCAAAGCGGCGGAACCTTCATGGGGTTTCCGGCCCTCGTCTACAGTCATGGCTGGATCGTGTTGCTGTGGATTGGAAGCTACATGGTCGTACCGCTCATGGGATTTGCCGTTGTAGGAAAACGCCTGGCGCACCTCAGCCGTCTGACCGATTCGTTTACCGTGCCTGATCTGTTGCGTGAGCGATTTGCTGATCCGCGCATCGGACTTGTCTCGTCAATCATGATCATTACGTTCATGTCGTTCACCATGTTCGCGCAATTCAAAGCGGGTGCGACGATTATGAAACATGCTTGGCCTGGGTCTGGCGTATTGTCACTGTCCGAAGACTATGAAGTTCCGTCGGTCGAAAAGTCGGCCGATGGTAAAGCCGCAGCGCCAGCCAAGCGTTCCATCGATAAGAAATACTATGTCGGCCTGGTGGTCTTCACGTTGACGGTTGTCGGGTACACGTTGATCGGTGGATTCCTGGCATCCGTTTGGACCGACTTGTTCCAGAGCATCATGATGGTCATCGGCGTGATGATTCTGTTGTTCCTGGCACTACCGATGGCGGGTGGGCTCGAGCAAGCATCCCGGACCGCGATCGAAGTGACCTCACCGGAAATTGCGATGGGACCCGGCTTCAGCAAGAACGGTCGCGAATTTTTGACGCCGGGTCTGGCGATTTCGATGTTCGTGATCTGGGTGTTCGGTGGCTTCGTGTCACCCGCGAGCATGGTGCGCGTGATGGCGGCCTCGAATACCGAAGTGATGCGAAAATCGATCTGCCTGCTGAGCTGTTACAACTGCCTGATCTACATTCCGCTGGTCATGATCTGCATTGCCGCCCATACGATTCTTCCCGGCTTGAGTTCACCTGATGAGGTGATTCCTCGATTGGCAATGACGGTCACTGAAAAGCTGCCATTCGGTTCGTTCATCAGTGGCTTGATACTTGCCGCTCCGTTCGGTGCGATCATGGCCTCTGTCAGCTGCTTCATTTTGGTGATTTCGTCAGGTCTGGTTCAGGATATTTATGTCCGTTTTCTTCACCCGACCGCCACGGAAGCGCAAGTTCGGCGTGCCACGAATGTGTCGATGATCGGGGTCGGGTTGATCGCGATTCTTGCCAATTTGAATCCTCCGACATACCTTCAGGCCTTGGTCGTGATCAGTGGTTCGGGTGGTGGTGCCGCGTTTACCGTTCCCGTCTTGATGGCTTGCTACTGGCGTCGAACGACGGCGGCAGGAATGCTGGCGGGAATGCTGGTCGGCTTCTTCTGTTACTTCGGTCTGTCGGCCACGGGCTGGATCCAGAACTGGGCCATGGCATCGATGGAAACGAACGAACTGGCCCGGTCGATCATCAGCTTTCTGGGTGCTGATCCCATGATCGGAATTCAAGGCATCTTTCGTCCGTATTATGTGTTCGGACTTGATCCAGTAGTGTGGGCCATTTTGGCGTCCGCAATTGCCGGGATCGGAACCACACTGATCACGACTCCGCCGCCTGAAGAACATGTGTCTCGCTTCTTCGATATCCGCACGGCATGA
- a CDS encoding Nramp family divalent metal transporter has product MQAPSDDIRIATDVFPPHPGSKEMPRWDGGELPEAPAFSWWNLTAMLGPGLVMASAAIGGGEWLTGPVVTSRYGGGLLWLAAISIFVQVIYNVEISRYTLYTGEPIFTGKFRTLPGPKFWLFIYLVLDCGSFLPYLASSTAVPLSAIWLGELPNDLNPSHVQLKQFLGCATFLIVMLPLMFGGKVYDSIKRIMTFKLFFVGGFLVFLALFYSRSDTWTEIFSGFFKVGNVPVVALKDLNGDGVLDQADSIRDNNIDNIFVSMAQGRGWPKIDLTWISFLTAMIAISGNGGLTNTPISTYTREQGWGMGKHVGGIPSFVGGQAIELSHVGMVFPISAESLKRWKGWVKHVSREQFWIWMPACFIGLALPSMLSVQFLPKDKPLKESEKYLAAAMTANGVAETVTGKVETGLPETADEKDVMLGVKASQRPWPNYIFWFTTLFCGVLVLGTSMASTADGVLRRWIDVFWTGLPSLRNLETKHISKVYFSVLLVYATVGLMMLIFVDSTQLLVWSTIIYNYALGFSCVHVIFINQLLLPRELHPPKSRIAVLAFGGVFFTFMAVISMLATFQSKGYIDWFRT; this is encoded by the coding sequence ATGCAAGCACCCTCTGACGACATTCGCATCGCCACGGACGTCTTTCCGCCTCACCCCGGTTCCAAAGAAATGCCACGCTGGGACGGCGGCGAGCTTCCCGAAGCACCGGCGTTTTCATGGTGGAATCTGACCGCCATGCTTGGACCGGGGCTGGTCATGGCGTCTGCCGCAATCGGCGGCGGCGAGTGGTTAACAGGGCCTGTCGTCACATCACGCTATGGCGGCGGACTACTTTGGCTCGCTGCAATCAGTATCTTTGTTCAGGTGATCTATAACGTCGAGATCAGCCGGTATACGCTGTACACGGGCGAACCCATTTTCACCGGAAAGTTTCGCACCCTGCCCGGTCCCAAATTCTGGCTGTTCATCTATCTGGTCCTCGACTGCGGTTCATTCCTACCCTATCTCGCTTCCAGTACTGCTGTGCCCCTCTCGGCGATCTGGCTTGGCGAACTTCCCAACGACCTAAATCCCTCCCACGTCCAACTGAAGCAGTTCCTGGGATGTGCCACCTTTTTGATCGTCATGCTGCCGTTGATGTTTGGCGGCAAAGTCTACGATTCGATCAAGCGGATCATGACGTTCAAGCTGTTCTTCGTTGGTGGCTTTCTGGTCTTTCTGGCCCTGTTCTATTCACGGTCGGACACCTGGACGGAGATCTTCAGCGGCTTTTTCAAAGTGGGGAACGTTCCCGTGGTCGCTTTGAAAGATCTCAACGGCGACGGAGTCCTCGATCAGGCAGATTCGATTCGCGACAACAATATCGACAATATTTTTGTCAGTATGGCTCAGGGCCGCGGATGGCCGAAAATCGATCTGACCTGGATCAGTTTCCTGACTGCCATGATCGCCATCTCGGGGAACGGAGGCCTGACGAATACCCCCATTAGCACCTACACGCGTGAGCAGGGGTGGGGGATGGGGAAACATGTCGGCGGCATTCCGAGTTTTGTCGGTGGTCAAGCCATTGAACTGTCGCACGTCGGAATGGTCTTTCCCATCAGTGCCGAGTCCTTGAAGCGGTGGAAGGGATGGGTCAAGCATGTCTCGCGCGAGCAGTTCTGGATCTGGATGCCTGCCTGTTTCATTGGCTTGGCGCTGCCCAGCATGTTGTCGGTTCAGTTTCTCCCCAAAGACAAACCGCTGAAAGAAAGCGAAAAATATCTGGCGGCAGCGATGACGGCGAACGGTGTCGCAGAAACCGTCACGGGAAAAGTCGAAACGGGACTGCCAGAAACCGCGGATGAAAAAGATGTCATGCTGGGCGTGAAAGCGTCACAACGTCCCTGGCCGAACTACATCTTCTGGTTCACCACGCTGTTTTGCGGGGTTCTGGTCTTGGGCACAAGCATGGCTTCGACCGCGGATGGCGTGCTCAGGCGTTGGATCGATGTCTTCTGGACGGGGTTACCGAGCCTTCGGAATTTGGAAACCAAACATATCAGCAAAGTCTATTTCTCGGTCTTGCTCGTCTATGCCACGGTCGGGTTGATGATGCTGATCTTCGTCGACTCGACGCAACTGCTGGTTTGGTCCACAATCATTTACAACTATGCCCTCGGCTTCAGTTGTGTCCATGTGATCTTCATCAATCAACTCTTGCTGCCGCGTGAACTGCATCCCCCGAAATCGCGAATCGCCGTACTTGCATTCGGAGGTGTGTTCTTCACATTCATGGCCGTGATCTCGATGTTGGCCACGTTTCAGTCAAAGGGCTACATCGACTGGTTCCGGACTTGA
- a CDS encoding 4a-hydroxytetrahydrobiopterin dehydratase, whose translation MSAQSFEQLRAKKCVPCEGGVPKLTDAEATAQLAKLSNWKLAHEGQRIRKEWAVKNFMTGMRFFNKVAEIAEAEGHHPDLHLVGYRNVAIEIWTHAIGGLSENDFILAAKIDELPIA comes from the coding sequence ATGTCAGCTCAATCCTTTGAACAATTGCGGGCAAAAAAGTGTGTGCCTTGTGAAGGAGGCGTGCCCAAGTTGACCGACGCCGAAGCCACCGCACAGCTCGCCAAGCTTTCCAACTGGAAGCTGGCCCACGAAGGACAGCGAATTCGGAAGGAATGGGCGGTCAAGAATTTCATGACCGGAATGCGGTTCTTTAACAAGGTCGCCGAGATCGCTGAAGCGGAAGGCCATCACCCCGACCTGCACCTAGTCGGATACCGCAACGTCGCGATCGAAATCTGGACCCATGCGATCGGGGGACTATCGGAGAATGACTTCATTCTCGCGGCAAAGATTGACGAGCTGCCGATTGCGTGA
- a CDS encoding tRNA modification GTPase: protein MDLNVDEPIAALASPPGGSSRGIIRISGHNVRSILSEWFEPDDVHAWNGAKSAQSHTGRLVLNGLEEPLRCPVHALYWPTRRSYTGQPLIELHLPGSPSLLEETLQTAFRHGSRPARPGEFTLRAFLAGKLDLLQAEAVLGVIDARNQVELQTALGQLAGGISGRLATLRRDLLELLADLEAGLDFIEEDIEFVSRAEVVARLSDARGFVESLVAQTRDRMVSRVRPRVVLAGLPNAGKSTLFNRLIGRNLAIVSPEQGTTRDFLVRAVEWNDLSFDLVDTAGWEESADGIGAAAQTHRATQLKQSDLLIWCTAATLSDDERQQDDALFEASRDQARVTLRLMTKIDLAPAKAILLKEKNGVSAVSDLGLIPLKADIQRHLSSDHAGRSEWLGVTAARCRETLDAITVALGRAQSVAQVKASGDELIAVDLRDALEHLGVILGTIYTDDILDRIFSKFCIGK, encoded by the coding sequence ATGGATCTGAACGTCGACGAACCCATTGCCGCACTGGCCTCACCGCCGGGTGGCTCGTCACGCGGAATTATTCGCATTTCCGGTCACAACGTTCGTTCGATCCTCAGCGAATGGTTTGAACCGGATGATGTTCACGCCTGGAATGGGGCCAAGTCGGCGCAGTCGCACACCGGTCGTTTGGTGCTGAATGGACTGGAAGAACCACTGCGCTGCCCTGTGCATGCGTTGTACTGGCCGACGCGGCGCAGCTACACCGGACAGCCGCTGATCGAGCTTCACTTACCGGGTTCACCCTCGCTTCTTGAAGAAACGCTGCAAACCGCTTTTCGACATGGATCAAGGCCCGCGCGGCCGGGCGAATTCACTCTGCGGGCGTTTCTCGCGGGAAAGCTCGACTTGCTGCAAGCGGAAGCCGTTCTTGGCGTGATTGATGCCCGCAATCAAGTCGAACTGCAGACGGCTTTGGGGCAACTGGCCGGTGGAATTTCGGGACGCCTTGCAACGCTCCGCCGTGACTTGCTTGAACTCCTCGCAGACCTGGAAGCGGGACTCGACTTCATCGAAGAAGATATTGAGTTCGTCAGCCGTGCCGAGGTTGTTGCTCGATTGAGCGATGCACGCGGGTTCGTGGAAAGTCTCGTGGCCCAAACTCGCGATCGGATGGTGTCACGCGTTCGGCCACGCGTCGTGCTGGCGGGCCTGCCCAATGCCGGAAAAAGCACGTTGTTCAATCGCCTGATCGGGCGCAATCTCGCGATCGTTTCGCCGGAACAAGGAACGACACGAGACTTTCTCGTTCGCGCGGTCGAATGGAATGATTTGTCATTCGATCTGGTCGATACGGCTGGTTGGGAAGAATCCGCTGATGGCATTGGCGCCGCCGCGCAGACGCACCGCGCCACCCAACTGAAGCAGTCTGATCTCTTGATCTGGTGCACCGCTGCCACATTGTCGGACGACGAACGCCAGCAGGATGATGCGCTGTTTGAGGCGTCACGCGATCAAGCACGAGTCACTTTGCGACTGATGACAAAAATCGATCTGGCGCCGGCGAAGGCGATCCTTCTCAAAGAGAAAAATGGCGTCAGCGCCGTTTCAGACCTGGGCCTGATCCCACTGAAAGCGGATATCCAACGACATTTGAGCTCAGACCATGCGGGGCGCAGTGAATGGCTGGGAGTGACCGCGGCCCGATGTCGCGAAACACTCGACGCGATCACCGTGGCGCTCGGTCGAGCTCAGTCTGTGGCGCAGGTCAAAGCGTCAGGCGACGAATTGATTGCGGTCGATCTTCGAGACGCTCTGGAGCATTTGGGTGTCATCCTCGGGACCATCTATACCGACGATATCCTGGACCGGATCTTCAGCAAATTCTGCATCGGGAAGTGA